GGACTCCTTGTGCTCTTTGCTGCGGTAATACAACAAAAGAATTGTCCATCCGCATTGATGATAACACACTGGTCGCCCCATGCATTGAAGAGCCCTGCATACCTGCATGTGTTCATCACCAAAACACTCACTGATTACAAACAACGAACCATTTCCAGCACACATCACTGCACCGGGCCATAAAAAAACCCTTAACTCCATGTAAATCACAAACTCAAATGTGCACAAAATATACAACTCAGGAAATCTTATATTTTAGTCAGCACTATGCGATTCTAGTCAGATATACGCTTATTTCGATCGATTAGTCCAACATGGCTCTCATTCTAGCAAAGGTTCCACAAAGAAAGAGTTCCAACTTAGCTCTTCACAACAAGGGGCACCCAGCAACAAGTCCCAAATCTATCTCAAACTATTTGCTCAACAAATTAACACTCCATGGCAAAATTTAACGCCTAAACCAGCATAattgaagttttcgagcagcaATTGAAATTCAAAAAGTTCAAAAAGAACAAAACTTTAGCTTTACTAAATCAAACCCCTacccattttaaaattttaattataaatttgcCCATCCATGAAAACCATTTCGCAATCTCACCCATGTGAAACTTCAATTGAAAGCCCCCAGAGAGTAATTGGGATTCTATAATCCGATTCGCAGAACACAAATTTGGGCGATTACATGCACACATAATACGGATTAAGCAAAATTAATACAAGGATTAAAGAAAACGAACCGGAGCGAGAGAAATCGTGGAAGAACTTTTCGGCGTAGGAATCGGCGCCGACGACGCAGAGAGAGTTGCGGCAGTTCTGGCAGACATATCTGGGGACGTTCGGATCCACCGTGAAGCTCCGACCCCTTTCGCCCATTAAATCCTTATGGGAGTGGAAGGCTCTTGGATTCGTATGAGAGGAGACAAAGTTTATTTCTCTTTGTTTCTTGGCTGAAGAGAGATCATAACAGTCGTGGTCtggtttgtttgtttctttgtgattttgattcatttttatcctttttttatatACGAAAATGTTTCTTTACAAAAATTActcatttttaataaattttctaCTAAACATGTTATGAGattgtattcaattgagaatttgaaggattttaattattttaatgaatttatggaTATTCAATCATAATTTTAAATGATTCTTTGAAATTAAAATGTGTATTTAATCgggattttaagatagttaaTAAATCCGAGGGtattcaattatgatttcaaagaaatttataacattttagatGTATTTATTAGAAATTTcttttaaataatattaaaaagttgaggaatttgagGAAAATTGAGTGATTTCGTAGTGCAATTTAAAcattcacaaatctcacatctcctCCTAAGTTTTCGAGGGATCGAATAAAATTTTTACATGAAATGTCTACTAATCAATTAAACTTCCTTAAAATCCATTAGAATCTCTTAAATTCTCAATTctatttataaatccattataAATTCCCCacaaaattgactttttttcctttcattttcttttgaaaacTCGATGGTATATTACatgcaaggtctaaaatatcgatattatcctgatattttcatcgaaatttccgtgtttttggactaccgatatttccgatatcatcgatattttagaccttgataggaactctatgtggtactaagtcattCATATATCTTactatgcaatgtataaagtgtaaaatattgtactaattcattatatataaatgattatggtgtgtttaaacttctttcattaattactacatattttctacactcacaatgtttgccagctctctatataatcaacttaaatcagttaaatttaTCATGCAAtacatttccttttttttttgtgataaactaatagataattgactaaataaacatcctgcaaagtttcaataaaaatttccaagtttttcttacaatttccgtggtttttattcaatttttatggatatcgataatatcccgaaattttcatgtttttggactaccgatatttctgatatcatcaatattttataccttggttaCATGATGTatttaattgagattttgaggaaTCTTAAAAGGTATTTAATTGGAATTTTAAGATAAAGTATTAATATCCTTAGAAATCCGAGAGTATTTAATTTGGAATTTGAAAAAGTTTATAACATTACAAATGTATTCAATtctaaattgattttaaagaatttgaaaaagttgagaaattagatgaaattggagagatttcgtactgtatccacaaatctcacatcttcccataagattttgaagaaattaaattaaaaatgcaTATGAAATCTCTATAAATTAATTAACTCTATAAAAATCCATTACAACCCAAGTATTAAATCAGGCTTTTATCTTTCAGTTTTCTTCTatattttgggcttatgtaTTTAGGAGTTGCGAATTTTATTGCTTATGTCCTTATTATTAGTTATTCTATTCATAATACTTTTATTAATTAGAGgattaaactggtaatttcaaaGGATTTTGATTAACAGTAAGTGTgttattaattaatagagagtattttattttttaaaattattttttagaaagtacAAAATCATCTTAGCCGAAAAGGAAATAAAGACCCGACCCGGGATGTGATCCCGGATTGGTTACTGGTAAACACGGAAACTCGCGAACCGCATAAATATCCAATCCCCAGAACAAACCacctttcccttttctccttCGACTCGATCGCCATCAATCTTTCGTCCTTCGAAACCCTAACTTCTCccctcaattttcatcaatgGCGGAATCCACCGTCACCAAATCCAGCACCTACAACTTATTCGTGAAACTTTTGGAGggcaaaaccctaaccctaaaattCACAACCCCGAAGATCCCCGCCACTTCCATCAAGCACCTCTTATACAAAATCACCAAAATACCCCTCCATCACCAGCGCCTCGTCACCGGGACTCGCCAACTCAAGGATGATTCCGTCATCTCGTGTTCCTCCTCCGACGCGCCGTACTTCCCAACGGTGCATCTTCTGCTCCGGCTCGTCGGTGGAAAGGGCGGGTTCGGGTCGCTGCTGCGTGGGGCTGCGACGAAGGCCGGGCAGAAGAAGACGAGTAATTTCGACGCGTGTCGTGATATGAGTGGTCGGAGGCTGCGGCATGTTAATGCGGAGAAGAAGCTTGAGGAGTGGAGGGCTGAGGAAGAAGAGAGGATGCTCGAAAAGATGGCGGAGGATTATTTGAAGCGTATTGCGAAGAAGGGGAAAGTGGGAACTGGAGACGATAAGGCTGAGAAGTATGTGGCCAAGTATAGGGAGCAATCGGAACGCTGTGTTTCGGAGGTTTTGGATTCGGTTAAGGAGGCTGTTAAGGGAAAGCGTAGGGGGGCGGCCAAGGAACCAGTGGCAGATTCGAAAAGGCTGAAAATTTGGTAAGGATTTGTGTTGGGTTTTAATGGGTTCTGTTTATTTATGTTTGCTATGTTGATTTTGTGCTTGGAAATTGGAAATGATGAATTCGGAGGAATGCTTTTAGGAGAATGAAATAAAGTAATGCAATGGGGAAGTGATATGGTGGTTTGAGATAAATGGTTTATTTCTTTTATGAGTTGAAATGAATATTAGAATTTGGACGTGTTAGTTATTGGTATAGAGGTTAGTATGAAAATTGAAGTCGAAAACTCACACGATATACATAATTTGGTTAACAAAGCCATGTTCTTTGCTTTTGATTTACGGGGGTCAATCGGATGATAGAGTGAAGGAAGGGAACCCATTAAGTTCATTTAGGATAGACAAGGTTTAGCCAGAAGGTTGCTTAGAGCAATGTCtggttttttatatatattttttcattttataatctTGATTTCTGGCGAAACCTTGTTTCGGAAATcctacatttttttatttcagaAAGTTTTTGCAGAAACACTGTATCTTCCTGCCATTTCTCTTTAATATTGTTGTATAAGATGATTGTCATTGGTATTGATGTCTGATTTGTTGTTTTTGTAAGGATGGGCAAGAGGAAAATGGGCGAAAGTGATTCAGAGGATGACGACAGTGATAATGAAGATAAAAATGAGAAATCCATTGTATTAAATAATGGGAATAACTCAGATTCAAGTAAAGAAACTGAGAGAAGTTTGGATTCTGTGACTGGTAGGAAACAAGATGGTGAGATCTCAGGTGGGGGCTCAAGTGAGAGTGGCTcggaggaagagaaagagatgGTTGTGCAGGGAGCACAACCTTTTGGTGGAGGCCCTGGTCAAGAATCTCTTGATAACGAGAAGAATGAGATGGTTGAACCAGTGATTCCTGAAGAGAAGATGGTTAGTAGTGCAAGTGTTACTTGTTCAGAGCTTGATACGGTTTCGGGAGTTGAAGCAGATCAAGATGGAAAGATAGGTTGCAGTGGACCTGAGATGGGAAATCTGAATGAAGTAGTTGGTCAATCCCAGAAGGTTCCTAGTTCAGGGCATGGGCAAGAAATTGAAAGTGCATCAGTCATTGCTGAAGCCAATGATTCAGGAGTTCAGGAGGAAACAGTTGCGAGTGGAAACACTCTAGAGATAGAGAAGCCACTGAATTTTGATGAGTACGGTTCAGCAGCTGAAATGGAGGTATGCTTCTAAGtttttaatcatattaataatctttttatttaaatttatgttactGCTAAAGCGATTTAGGGTTTTTGCGGCCTCCATTACTCTTCCAATTAAATGTTTTAGGGCGTTGGTTAAGTTCTTGAAGCTGAATTTTTCGCTTTCCCCTGTTTGTTGATTATGTATAATACAGTCCGCCTTGTGAACATGACTAGGCATGTCCACGTTGAAAGCTAAATTAATGCCCATATTAATTATTACATCCCTGCCTCGTTGCTTTTGTCTCACACCTTGCACCTTCATCTTGCCCACCATGGTCATTTTAGTTGGGGAGGGCTCTGACTTCAAATCGTTAGTAAGCAGAATCAACATGACTTTCCACCTTTCTATTGTAGGTTCTTGGCCGGGAAAGGTTAAAGTCTGAACTGCAAACTCGTGGGCTAAAGTGCGGGGGTACTCTGCAGGAGCAAGCTGCGAGGCTTTTCATGCTAAAAGCTACCCCGATCGAGAAGATTCCAAAGAAGCTCCTTGCAAAGAAATGACAACATTATGTACTTCATTTAACTTTATACTttctagaagaagaaaaaatctcaTCAATGTATGAATATCGGGGTTTCGATGTGTATATTTCTATCTCTGCCCGTTTGTCGGACTAATTTTGTACTTGTGTACCATGATGCTTTGACTGATGCAATAATATATGTGCAACTTTCGTTTTGTGAAATTCACTGTCGTCCCATAATTTAGTCTTGTTTTTCCACAAAACTACATGTTCTATTGTCGGCATCCACAAAATGTGAGCATGTAcaatgaaaaacacaaaaaggaGAGAAATTTCAGACATTGTTTGAGTCAACGTGAGCCGGAGACGTTGAGTTGACGTGAGCCGGGGACGTTGAGTTGACATGAGCCGGGGACGGGTTGTTCCGGCAAACTGGGCATGAACTGTTCAGTTTCAGCCACTCATCAATACAATCAGCATGGAAGCAGTGTTTGCATTCTGGTATGCATCTCACCGTCTCTTTGGTGAGATACTCCGACAAGCATATAGCGCAGGTGGTATCGTTGTGTCCCGGAAGGCGCTTACTCTCCCCAAGAACTAGCATCTGGTAGGATTCAATGGTTGTCTGATCCAAACCAACTGTTACAACGGCGGGGGGTTGTGGTGGCGATTCTGCATTAACCGCGGTGGACCTTCGCTGTGCAGCATTACCCCTGCCACTGATACAAGCAAAGCAGCCAATCACAACTGCGCATGCGGTGGCTGGTACCGTGATGGACAAGCAAATGATCCTGAAAACATATAAACCATAGCTTGATCCTCCTAGAATTTGAAGCCATTTGTTAGTGCTGGAAAACGAGCTCTTGACCTGTCGTTGTTTGAATCTGAAATGCAGTAGGCTAAAGAAAATGGCCCTATCTATCCAccacttaatttttttaatttttttttatatcctaGTGATGTTTTTATATTACAAAGAATtactattattaatttttttcccttAATAATATTATCTATTCTCCTCCATTTcttattctttaaaaaaaaataaaaaaacagattGGAATTTGACTTTTGGCCCCGGCCCCTGCAAGATAACGTGTTGAACCTTTTTAAATCGATAAGAAGGCGTACCGTGTGCCATATTACAAGGGCAAGATGAACTTTTCTTCGTTGCTGATTCTTTATTTAGTAGACATTTTATGCttttaaaaacatatttgaAATTGCTTTTATTAATAATACTTCTAATAATAATCTAGTGTAAACAAATACTGTAATGCGTAATGAAATAACTTCTAACATTGAGAAAAGAAGTATCGCTCTAAAATAATAGATGGTCGGTCAAATTGTGTAAGTTTTAGTTTCTACTCTTCCTCTTAAGTTTTATCATGATTAACTACAAAACTACAACTTGCAAAGGTAAGTGACTTTCAACCCCATCTTACTTATcttgaataaatcaaaagagAATTGAGGAACGAAAACAAGACCAAAAACGGTGCAAAAGAAGAAAACGAGAGTATGAAACCCTTTATGAACTTTCAATGGAAAATTGCAATCATGCAAATATGTGAATTAgaaaaggagaaattaggttctcatccttacttttgctacttcattgattaaaaccttattctttttcaatttttgatcatggtccttggtattaataacatcattagttatttcaataataaaatattttttatttctaaatatattcatttaatgttaaaaatgttaccattagtatatttttatcatatatttttatttttagtttgtacccatttttaatttgtaccaattttctttttagttttaatttgtacccatatattaatttctttttatgcccatattttttaaagttttatttgtatttgtacccatatttttttatttatttgtacccatttttatttttgctaaatgtacccatgctaattatatgtacccattcatgtaattttttcaaatttttaatcttaaaatgtactcattcttaaatataccaatttgttatatgtaaaatgtaccacttttttatatataaaatctattcaatttttttctaatccatttttaaacatatatgggtacattcttttttctttgatttgagaatgtatccatgttaagTTTAATCGAAAAAATTTACTAatattattaagcctaatatctctttctttctttttttgtgattttgaagaatgtactcatgttttgatacaataattttttagttaattttgatgaatgtacccatgtttatatacacacacacaatagtatatttatattttaatatttttaatcccacaaattatggtttttttatttaaaatctcattaatataaacaaatataaatataaatttttaatttaaaaaatattgtaacgtacatagaaataaattatcatattaatttcaggaactttgataaaaaattgaaaaccaataagGTTTTAGTCGAAAAATATTCATAGTTAGGGACCGCAACCAAATCTCCCATTAGAAAATTACCTGCTGTTGAATTGAAGGTGCAACCGAGTTCTTGGGTGGTGTTGCTGATAAATCCACAAATGCCACCTTCCACCTCACAACTACTGCAAGAAGGCTCATACCAAGTCAAACTAAGATCCCAGTCAAGGTTGGTTGAGAATCCGTCCTCCGTCTGAACCTGCCCGCAAACCGGAACCTCCAATGTGTCAACAATCTGGCACGTGGCGGACATCGAATTCGCCAGGGTGGCGGAAGGGGTGGCCAGAACCGAGGTGGTGGAGTTGCTGAGGCAGTCAATGGGAGTGAACCTCGACTTGGTGAACGAAGCCGGGCAGCTGAGGAAGGTGTAGTTCTGGTACGTGGGAGTAACAAAAGGAGAGCCCGAGAGATTGAGGGTTAGAAGCCTTCGAGGGAGGCATTTTTCGGGGTCGAAAAGTTGGATTTCTTGTGTGGCATAGCTGATTCGTCTGACGAAAAAGTCGCCGGAGTTTGGAAGTTTTAGAGTTGTTTGACCGTGGCTGTTGCAGGCCAGGTTGAAGCCCGGGAAACCGCAgtttttgggttgtttgggtACTAACCGGAAAGGGAATCGGATTGGGAAGCTGTCGTCACCGCCACAATCGGAAGCCGGGCAATCATTGAGTGCAGAGATGTGggtgaagaggaggaagagaaggggAAAGAGGAGGTGTGAGATGTCCATGTTATCTCAGAAGGACTAAAACATGAATGACAAAGCTTCGTTAACAACCCGAAAGTCGAAGTTCGACTTGAGTTTAAATATTTCTCCTCgtaatttagataaattttatataaaattggttatatttatataaaaatccAAAAGTCAAAAGCTTATAAAGTAATTATCACTAAGTGCTCATTGCTTATCACAATCATTTCTTAGTAAGCTTTTACAAattaaaatatgtttttgtAATCATATTTTATAATTTCAAATTCTAGGTCAGAGATGAATCCTTTGGTCATCCATTAAGCATAAGAATGATCATTAGAGATTAATTAATGTTTAAGTAATTAATTTCAAAGATTTCATCTGAGCCGTTCATTGATTTCATTCACAagtatgtgtgtgagtgtgagcatgtaaacatgtatatgtaGCAGCACATCATGTGCCCATTTGTTCTACAAGAACGACCAAATCTATCTCTAACAGGAAATTAAGCTATTAACTGAAATATTTTCTTAGTATCTGATTATTTGAAAGGCGTTTTAAGTTCCCTTTCGGAGACTAGCAACTGGCAATAACCTGTGGAGTTCCGGGAATCTGTTTCGTGTAGCTTGGCAAGCAAGTTTTGAGGCGTGGGACTTTACAGGAGCTGCTGTGAGATTCTGATGGATGCTACTTCTCCTTGAAGTCCAGCTCTCATGACATGGCATTTCACTTGAAGTCCTGGTATATAGAATATCGATGAAATATCGAAGTTAGAAATGGATTTTGTCACTTAGATTCTCGATTAAGCTGAGTTCGGTTATGTTTATGGAAAATCGACTAACTAGTACCTTCGTTCTTCTGCAAATTTGTGTTGACTGCAACTGCATGTAGAGTAATGACAGCCTTTGGTTGCCAGTCTGTTGGTTTGCCCACCCATGGCTTGAGATTAAACACTGCTGCTGTTTAATTTGACATTAAACCAGATCAATTTATACGATCAACAAACGCTAGTGGTTGAAATTATGGTTAAAATGTGTGTTTGGGAAAAATGCCATGCGGGAATTTGTTGCTACATGTAACAAGAAGTTGCTGAAACAGCAAATACCAGTGTCACATATACTAAACCAATCCGTGGTATGGCCAAGTGACTAATGAGTATCTGAAGTTACATATACAGGGAAAAGAGTATCTGAAGTTactgttaggaatgtcggtactacaagatagagaatgcacaaggtaaagtagaaaatggacgccaagaatttatgtggttcggcaatttatgcctacgtccaccaaacaaggaatcttcactatatgaaaaaagatgaatacaacaagagtagtcttaccaagccaaagacaaggcttgatggatacaagaaagtataacacacactttctatcactctaaacttcactcacacaatgtgtagtggaacactctcactctcactcttggagtggaactctagctttggacttgatcctttgctactcactcttaGTTCTCTattggttacatcacacccatatttataggtgagggcttggcattctactagtttctagttccttcttcaaacctctagtatagaaaaatctagactagccacatacttgtagcttctagatctttccatttgcaaccaaggaagctagtactctctagcttcttccatcaacttaataacatgctagaattgtctagcaagctccagcctcatctcttgcttactagaataatctagaacattgatcatgggctggaccatataccaacaatctccccctccagtccatgagggaggaattcc
This region of Malus domestica chromosome 07, GDT2T_hap1 genomic DNA includes:
- the LOC103439330 gene encoding uncharacterized protein: MAESTVTKSSTYNLFVKLLEGKTLTLKFTTPKIPATSIKHLLYKITKIPLHHQRLVTGTRQLKDDSVISCSSSDAPYFPTVHLLLRLVGGKGGFGSLLRGAATKAGQKKTSNFDACRDMSGRRLRHVNAEKKLEEWRAEEEERMLEKMAEDYLKRIAKKGKVGTGDDKAEKYVAKYREQSERCVSEVLDSVKEAVKGKRRGAAKEPVADSKRLKIWMGKRKMGESDSEDDDSDNEDKNEKSIVLNNGNNSDSSKETERSLDSVTGRKQDGEISGGGSSESGSEEEKEMVVQGAQPFGGGPGQESLDNEKNEMVEPVIPEEKMVSSASVTCSELDTVSGVEADQDGKIGCSGPEMGNLNEVVGQSQKVPSSGHGQEIESASVIAEANDSGVQEETVASGNTLEIEKPLNFDEYGSAAEMEVLGRERLKSELQTRGLKCGGTLQEQAARLFMLKATPIEKIPKKLLAKK
- the LOC103420696 gene encoding putative RING-H2 finger protein ATL21A → MDISHLLFPLLFLLFTHISALNDCPASDCGGDDSFPIRFPFRLVPKQPKNCGFPGFNLACNSHGQTTLKLPNSGDFFVRRISYATQEIQLFDPEKCLPRRLLTLNLSGSPFVTPTYQNYTFLSCPASFTKSRFTPIDCLSNSTTSVLATPSATLANSMSATCQIVDTLEVPVCGQVQTEDGFSTNLDWDLSLTWYEPSCSSCEVEGGICGFISNTTQELGCTFNSTAGGSSYGLYVFRIICLSITVPATACAVVIGCFACISGRGNAAQRRSTAVNAESPPQPPAVVTVGLDQTTIESYQMLVLGESKRLPGHNDTTCAICLSEYLTKETVRCIPECKHCFHADCIDEWLKLNSSCPVCRNNPSPAHVNSTSPAHVNSTSPAHVDSNNV